One window from the genome of Planktothrix serta PCC 8927 encodes:
- the ntcA gene encoding global nitrogen regulator NtcA, which yields MTYDRPLAEVFRSIGGGAFPPVVESFERGKTIFFPGDPAERVYVLIKGAVKLSRVYEAGEEITVALLRENSVFGVLSLITGHRSDRFYHAVAFTPVELLSVPIEQVEKALKSDPELPMVMLRGLSSRILQTEMMIETLAHRDMGSRLVSFLLILCRDFGVPGKDGIRIDLKLSHQAIAEAIGSTRVTVTRLLGDLRQKNMISIHKKKITVHNPVTLSQQFT from the coding sequence GTGACGTATGATAGACCGTTAGCAGAAGTGTTCCGCAGCATCGGCGGAGGGGCATTCCCACCCGTCGTGGAAAGCTTTGAACGGGGCAAGACGATCTTCTTTCCCGGCGATCCGGCGGAGCGCGTCTATGTTCTGATTAAAGGTGCGGTAAAACTGTCCAGAGTCTATGAAGCTGGAGAAGAGATTACTGTTGCTTTACTTCGAGAAAATAGTGTATTTGGTGTTTTATCTTTAATTACAGGTCATCGGTCAGATCGGTTTTACCATGCCGTCGCCTTTACCCCTGTAGAACTACTCTCGGTTCCCATTGAACAAGTTGAGAAAGCCCTAAAAAGTGATCCCGAATTGCCAATGGTAATGTTGCGAGGATTATCATCTCGAATTTTACAAACAGAGATGATGATTGAAACCTTAGCTCACCGAGATATGGGATCAAGATTAGTCAGTTTTCTTCTAATTCTTTGTCGAGATTTTGGTGTGCCGGGTAAAGATGGGATTCGGATTGACTTAAAGCTCTCCCATCAGGCGATCGCAGAAGCCATTGGTTCAACACGAGTGACTGTTACCCGTTTATTAGGAGATTTGCGGCAAAAAAACATGATCTCGATTCATAAGAAAAAGATCACAGTCCATAATCCCGTTACCCTAAGCCAACAATTCACCTAG